The sequence below is a genomic window from Cryobacterium arcticum.
TCAGCTGTTCCATCTGTCGATCCCCCATCGACAACAATAAGTTCGATGTTTGCATAGTCCTGTTCTAGAACGCTCGACACCGTTAGTTTGAGTCCGTCAAGGTTGTTCCAAGCGATCGTAACGACTGACACTGCGGTGATTGTCATTCTTCCCTTTCCTCTATGGCCCGATTCTTAAGCACTCGGGCGGGTGAGCCTACAGCTGAATGGCCAGGTGGCACATCTATCAGGACAACGGAGTTGGCACCAATGTTCGATCCTTGCCCGATTACGATTCCACCTAGAAGGCGTGCTCCAGCGCCCACTGTGACTCCATCTTCTAGGGTTGGATACGCCGATGGGCCACGTTGGTCCAGGTATCTTTCACCGAGCGTTACTTGTTGAAGAAGGGTGCAGTTCGCGCCGATCTTGGCACCGCGACCGACGACGATTCCATTTGGATGATGGATGAGCAGGCCGGGGCCCGCCTTCGCGCCAACGACAAAATCAACGCCGGTCAGAAAGTGATTCATGCCCCTCAGACGTTCTGCGCGACCGCGCTTACCTCTCTC
It includes:
- a CDS encoding serine acetyltransferase → MKPTVLRFLNAASRNPGLLAVILFRVQTDALERGKRGRAERLRGMNHFLTGVDFVVGAKAGPGLLIHHPNGIVVGRGAKIGANCTLLQQVTLGERYLDQRGPSAYPTLEDGVTVGAGARLLGGIVIGQGSNIGANSVVLIDVPPGHSAVGSPARVLKNRAIEEREE